In a single window of the Rhipicephalus microplus isolate Deutch F79 unplaced genomic scaffold, USDA_Rmic scaffold_36, whole genome shotgun sequence genome:
- the LOC142786885 gene encoding uncharacterized protein LOC142786885: protein MPLLLRILRIQLGIRQQQREVLQEVRQLKHKMSSAKKQGATRRRPSTLLRGGCQGLVIAVGAGSGASEKHLLWSSPMIPTLRVQIIGCSRQLASCPATGQGLDSTTVTVPPTQPDLQ from the exons atgc ctctattgctacggatcctgcggatccaacttggcatccggcagcaacaaagagaggttctgcaggaggtgcgacagctgaagcacaag atgtcatccgccaaaaagcagggtgcgaccaggcggaggccctcaactttattaagaggtggctgccagggtctggtgatcgctgtgggggcaggaagcggcgcttcagagaagcatttgttgtggagcagcccgatgatccccactctcagagtgcagattatcggctgctcgcggcagctggcttcctgcccagccacaggacagggccttgacagcaccactgtcactgtgcccccaacgcaacctgacctgcagtag